A window from Pongo abelii isolate AG06213 chromosome 6, NHGRI_mPonAbe1-v2.0_pri, whole genome shotgun sequence encodes these proteins:
- the LOC129060510 gene encoding LOW QUALITY PROTEIN: putative elongation factor 1-alpha-like 3 (The sequence of the model RefSeq protein was modified relative to this genomic sequence to represent the inferred CDS: deleted 1 base in 1 codon), with translation MGKDSFKLAWVLDKLKAEREHHITIDISLWKFETSKYYMTIIDVAGHRDFIKNVITGTSQADCAVLIVAAGVGEFEAVISQNGQTRERALLAYTLGVKQLIVGINKMDSTEPPYSQKRYKEIIKEVSTYIKKTGYNPDTIAFVPISSWNGDNMVEPSANMRWFKGWKVTGKDGNARGSTLLEVLDCILPPTRPTDKLLHLLLQDVYKIGGIGTVSVGRVETGVLKPGMVVTFAPVTVTTEVKSVKMHHEALSEVLPGDSVGFSVKNVSLKDVHHGNIAGDSKNDPPIEAAGFIAQVIMQNHPGLISAGYAPVLDCYMAHVACKFAELKEKIDRGSGEKLGDGPKFLKSSDANIVDIFPGKPMCVESFSDCPPLGHFAVRAVRQTVVVSVIKAVDKKAAGAGKVTKSPQKAQKAK, from the exons ATGGGAAAGGACTCGTTCAAGTTG GCCTGGGTCTTGGATAAACTGAAAGCTGAGCGTGAACATCATATCACCATTGATATCTCCTTGtggaaatttgagaccagcaaaTACTACATGACTATCATTGATGTCGCAGGACACAGAGACTTCATCAAAAACGTGATTACAGGGACATCACAGGCTGACTGTGCTGTCCTGATTGTTGCTGCTGGTGTTGGTGAATTTGAAGCTGTTATCTCCCAGAATGGGCAGACCCGAGAACGTGCCCTTCTGGCTTACACACTGGGTGTGAAACAACTAATTGTTGGTATTAACAAAATGGATTCCACTGAGCCACCCTACAGCCAGAAGAGATATAAGGAAATCATTAAGGAAGTCAGCACTTACATTAAGAAAACTGGCTACAACCCTGACACAATAGCATTTGTGCCAATTTCTAGTTGGAATGGTGACAACATGGTGGAGCCAAGTGCTAACATGCGTTGGTTCAAGGGATGGAAAGTCACCGGTAAGGATGGCAATGCCAGGGGAAGCACGCTGCTTGAGGTTCTAGATTGCATCCTACCACCAACTCGTCCAACAGACAAGCTCCTTCACCTGCTCCTCCAGGATGTCTACAAAATTGGTGGTATTGGTACTGTTTCTGTTGGCCGAGTGGAGACTGGCGTTCTCAAACCTGGTATGgtggtcacctttgctccagtcacCGTTACAACTGAAGTAAAGTCTGTCAAAATGCACCATGAAGCTTTGAGTGAAGTTCTTCCTGGGGACAGTGTGGGCTTCAGTGTCAAGAATGTGTCTCTCAAGGATGTTCATCATGGCAACATTGCTGGTGACAGCAAAAATGACCCACCAATAGAAGCAGCTGGCTTCATTGCTCAGGTGATTATGCAGAACCATCCAGGCCTAATCAGTGCTGGCTATGCCCCTGTACTGGATTGCTACATGGCTCATGTTGCATGCAAGTTTGCTGAGCTGAAGGAAAAGATTGATCGCGGTTCTGGGGAAAAGCTAGGAGATGGCCCTAAATTCTTGAAGTCTAGTGATGCTAACATCGTTGATATTTTTCCTGGCAAGCCCATGTGTGTTGAGAGCTTCTCAGACTGTCCACCTCTGGGTCACTTTGCTGTTCGTGCTGTGAGACAGACAGTTGTTGTAAGTGTCATCAAAGCAGTAGACAAGAAGGCTGCTGGAGCTGGCAAGGTCACCAAGTCTCCCCAGAAAGCTCAGAAGGCTAAATGA